From the Spiribacter sp. 2438 genome, one window contains:
- a CDS encoding mannose-1-phosphate guanylyltransferase/mannose-6-phosphate isomerase has product MSRSTEHPPVIPVILSGGVGSRLWPLSREAYPKQFLDVAATGRTLVQQTLDRLAGDIRLAAPLVVCNQDHRFLVAEQLRDNPLGPARILLEPVGRNTAPAVAVAALQAVRDEPEAVLAVFPADHLVDAPARLRAALETAVQAAQAGWLVTFGVVPDRPETGYGYIEAGTALGEGGPVYRVARFVEKPEAERAEAFLEHGGFYWNAGMFVMRAAQFLEELEVHAPAILEGARAALDGAGQDLDFVRLADEGFRQCPSDSIDFAVMEATRNAAVVPLDAGWTDLGSWETLMGAGTPDADGNVLLGDVVAEDSHGSYLRAESRLVAAIGLEDCVVVETADSVLVAPRDRVQDVKAIVQRLQDDRRNEAVEHRQVHRPWGSYEGLIRAERFQVKRIVVKPGCQLSLQMHHHRAEHWVVVRGTARVTRGEDVFLLGEDQSTYIPLGEIHRLENPGHIPLELVEVQSGSYLGEDDITRLEDRYGR; this is encoded by the coding sequence ATGAGCCGGTCGACGGAACACCCACCGGTCATTCCCGTGATCCTCTCCGGCGGCGTGGGGTCGCGGCTCTGGCCCCTGTCCCGGGAGGCTTACCCCAAGCAGTTTCTGGACGTTGCGGCCACCGGGCGAACCCTGGTGCAGCAGACCCTGGACCGGCTCGCCGGCGACATCCGGCTCGCCGCCCCCCTGGTGGTCTGCAATCAGGATCATCGTTTTCTGGTGGCCGAACAGCTCCGAGACAACCCGTTGGGTCCGGCGCGGATCCTGCTGGAACCGGTGGGACGCAACACCGCCCCCGCTGTGGCTGTGGCGGCGCTGCAGGCGGTCCGGGACGAGCCGGAGGCGGTACTGGCGGTGTTCCCGGCGGACCACCTGGTCGATGCGCCCGCGCGGCTCCGGGCGGCACTGGAAACAGCGGTCCAGGCAGCGCAGGCGGGCTGGCTGGTGACTTTCGGGGTGGTGCCCGACCGGCCGGAAACCGGCTACGGCTACATCGAAGCGGGGACAGCCCTTGGTGAGGGGGGCCCGGTTTACCGAGTGGCACGGTTCGTCGAGAAACCGGAGGCGGAGCGCGCCGAGGCATTCCTGGAACACGGCGGTTTCTATTGGAACGCTGGCATGTTTGTCATGCGGGCGGCGCAGTTTCTGGAAGAACTCGAGGTCCACGCGCCGGCGATCCTGGAGGGTGCCCGGGCCGCCCTGGACGGCGCCGGGCAGGATCTGGATTTTGTCCGCCTGGCCGATGAGGGCTTTCGGCAATGCCCCAGTGACTCCATCGATTTTGCGGTCATGGAAGCCACCCGCAATGCCGCCGTGGTGCCGCTGGATGCCGGCTGGACCGACCTGGGCTCCTGGGAAACCCTCATGGGGGCCGGCACGCCGGATGCCGACGGCAACGTGTTACTGGGCGACGTGGTCGCGGAGGACAGCCATGGCAGCTACCTGCGTGCCGAGAGCCGCCTGGTGGCGGCCATCGGGCTGGAGGACTGCGTGGTGGTGGAGACCGCGGATTCGGTGCTGGTGGCGCCCCGTGACCGGGTTCAGGACGTCAAGGCCATCGTGCAGCGGCTCCAGGATGACCGGCGTAACGAGGCGGTGGAGCACCGGCAGGTGCATCGTCCCTGGGGGAGTTACGAGGGGCTGATCCGCGCCGAGCGGTTCCAGGTCAAGCGCATTGTGGTCAAACCCGGCTGTCAGCTCTCTCTTCAGATGCATCATCATCGGGCCGAACATTGGGTGGTGGTTCGGGGCACCGCCCGGGTTACCCGGGGCGAAGACGTATTCCTGCTGGGTGAGGATCAGTCCACTTACATTCCGCTGGGCGAGATTCATCGCCTGGAGAATCCGGGGCATATCCCGCTGGAGCTGGTAGAGGTTCAGTCCGGCAGCTATCTGGGTGAGGATGACATCACCCGTCTCGAGGACCGCTACGGCCGCTGA
- a CDS encoding UDP-glucose/GDP-mannose dehydrogenase family protein, producing MRVTIFGTGYVGLVTGACFAEVGNDVVCVDVDDGKIQRLNRGEIPIYEPGLETMVKRNREAGRLRFTDDAALGVRHGEFQFIAVGTPPDEDGSADLRHVVTVAATIAEHMDGYRVIIDKSTVPVGTADRVRETVDRVLAERGVAFDYAVVSNPEFLKEGAAVEDFMKPERVIVGSDDEHALEQLHALYAPFNRNRDRLISMDVRSAELTKYAANAMLATKISFMNELANIADRVGADIERVRIGIGSDPRIGYHFIYPGAGYGGSCFPKDVQALARTAHDVDYVPQLLQAVEEVNDRQKHYVFQRIREHFQGRISGRRFAIWGLAFKPNTDDMREAASRRLMESLWEAGAVVQAFDPKAMEETRGIYGDRDDLVLCDSPEAALENADALVIMTEWNLFRSPDFRGIADRLSEPVIFDGRNLFDPEYLAGLGFHYYAIGRPSVAPVQQGDGA from the coding sequence ATGCGGGTCACCATTTTCGGCACCGGTTACGTCGGGCTGGTTACCGGCGCGTGTTTTGCGGAAGTGGGCAACGACGTGGTCTGCGTCGATGTCGATGACGGCAAGATCCAGCGCCTCAACCGGGGCGAAATCCCCATTTACGAACCGGGCCTCGAGACCATGGTCAAGCGCAATCGCGAGGCGGGGCGGCTGCGGTTCACCGACGATGCCGCTCTGGGGGTCCGGCACGGGGAGTTTCAGTTCATTGCAGTGGGCACGCCGCCGGACGAGGACGGTTCGGCGGATCTGCGTCATGTGGTCACCGTGGCCGCCACCATCGCCGAGCACATGGATGGCTACCGGGTCATTATCGACAAATCCACGGTGCCGGTGGGCACGGCGGACCGGGTGCGTGAGACCGTTGACCGGGTTCTCGCCGAGCGGGGCGTAGCCTTCGACTATGCCGTGGTGTCCAATCCGGAGTTCCTGAAGGAAGGCGCCGCGGTGGAAGATTTCATGAAGCCCGAGCGGGTCATTGTCGGCAGCGACGATGAACACGCCCTGGAGCAGCTGCATGCCCTTTATGCGCCCTTCAACCGCAATCGCGATCGACTGATCAGCATGGATGTGCGCTCGGCGGAGCTCACCAAATATGCCGCCAACGCCATGCTGGCCACCAAGATCAGTTTCATGAACGAACTGGCCAATATCGCCGATCGCGTCGGCGCGGACATCGAGCGAGTCCGAATCGGTATCGGATCGGACCCCCGGATCGGTTATCACTTCATTTACCCGGGCGCCGGCTATGGCGGCTCCTGCTTCCCCAAGGACGTGCAGGCCCTGGCCCGGACCGCCCATGACGTGGATTACGTCCCGCAACTGCTGCAGGCGGTGGAAGAGGTCAACGACCGCCAGAAACATTATGTGTTTCAGCGCATTCGCGAGCACTTCCAGGGCCGGATCAGTGGCCGGCGGTTTGCGATCTGGGGGCTGGCTTTCAAGCCCAATACCGACGACATGCGGGAGGCCGCCAGCCGGCGGCTGATGGAATCGCTCTGGGAAGCCGGAGCGGTGGTCCAGGCCTTCGATCCCAAGGCGATGGAAGAAACCCGCGGGATCTATGGCGACCGCGACGACCTGGTGCTGTGCGACAGTCCGGAGGCGGCTCTGGAGAACGCCGATGCGCTGGTGATCATGACCGAGTGGAACCTCTTTCGCAGCCCCGACTTCCGGGGTATCGCCGACCGGCTGTCGGAACCGGTGATCTTTGATGGCCGAAATCTCTTCGATCCGGAATACCTGGCCGGGCTCGGCTTTCATTATTACGCCATCGGCCGTCCGTCGGTGGCGCCGGTCCAGCAGGGCGACGGAGCATGA
- the miaB gene encoding tRNA (N6-isopentenyl adenosine(37)-C2)-methylthiotransferase MiaB: MTQKVYVRTHGCQMNEYDSIKMVDVLAAEGDYQRVKTPEEADVILLNTCSIREKAQEKVFSELGRWRELKAARPGTLIGVGGCVASQEGAAIVERAPFVDMVFGPQTLHRLPDMVKQARDSGRAVVDISFPEIEKFDRLPEPRAEGPTAFVSIMEGCSKYCSFCVVPYTRGEEISRPFEDVLAECAELAEQGVREVTLLGQNVNGYDGPTDEGERADLGLLIHYIAAIDGIERIRFTTSHPLDFNQSLVDAYAEVPELVGHLHLPVQSGSDNILTLMKRNHTREYFLDLVNRLREARPDLTLSSDFIIGFPGEMRKDFEATMDLVEQVGFDQSFSFIYSKRPGTPAAQLPDAASLEDKKARLQRLQKTLDANAAAISEAMVGRVESVLVDGVSKKDAAEIKGRTENNRVVNFPGNRRLIGRFVNVRITEALAHSLRGEMVGIDLAREPDLQVDDIGVAG, encoded by the coding sequence ATGACACAGAAGGTTTACGTTCGAACCCACGGCTGCCAGATGAATGAGTACGACTCCATCAAGATGGTGGATGTGCTTGCCGCCGAGGGTGACTATCAGCGGGTCAAAACGCCGGAAGAAGCCGACGTTATCCTGCTCAACACCTGCTCCATCCGCGAAAAGGCCCAGGAGAAGGTGTTCTCCGAGCTGGGCCGCTGGCGCGAACTCAAGGCCGCCCGGCCGGGGACGCTGATCGGTGTGGGCGGTTGCGTGGCCAGTCAGGAAGGCGCCGCCATCGTCGAGCGCGCTCCCTTTGTGGACATGGTGTTCGGGCCGCAGACACTGCACCGCTTGCCGGACATGGTGAAACAGGCCCGCGACAGCGGTCGCGCGGTGGTGGACATCAGCTTCCCGGAGATCGAGAAATTCGACCGCCTGCCCGAGCCACGAGCAGAGGGCCCCACGGCCTTCGTCTCCATCATGGAAGGCTGCAGCAAGTACTGCAGCTTCTGCGTGGTGCCCTACACCCGGGGCGAAGAAATCAGTCGGCCGTTTGAGGATGTGCTGGCCGAGTGCGCGGAGCTGGCAGAGCAGGGGGTGCGGGAAGTCACGCTGCTGGGCCAGAACGTCAATGGTTACGACGGCCCCACCGATGAGGGAGAGCGGGCGGATCTGGGGCTGCTTATCCACTACATTGCGGCCATCGATGGCATCGAGCGGATACGCTTCACCACCTCTCATCCGCTGGATTTCAATCAGTCCCTGGTGGACGCCTACGCCGAGGTCCCCGAACTGGTGGGGCACCTGCACCTGCCGGTGCAGAGCGGCTCGGACAACATCCTCACGCTCATGAAGCGCAACCACACCCGTGAGTATTTCCTCGACCTGGTGAACCGGCTGCGGGAGGCGCGCCCGGATCTCACCCTGTCGTCGGATTTCATCATTGGTTTCCCCGGCGAAATGCGCAAGGACTTCGAAGCCACCATGGATCTGGTGGAGCAGGTGGGTTTCGACCAGTCCTTCAGTTTTATTTACTCGAAGCGACCGGGTACCCCTGCTGCGCAGCTGCCGGACGCGGCATCCCTGGAGGACAAGAAAGCGCGCCTGCAGCGGTTGCAGAAGACCCTGGATGCCAACGCGGCCGCCATCAGTGAAGCCATGGTGGGGCGCGTGGAGTCGGTGCTGGTGGATGGCGTATCCAAAAAGGACGCCGCCGAGATCAAGGGGCGCACCGAAAACAACCGGGTGGTGAATTTCCCGGGCAATCGGCGGTTGATCGGCCGCTTCGTGAACGTTCGCATCACCGAGGCGCTGGCGCATTCCCTGCGTGGCGAAATGGTCGGTATCGACCTCGCGCGGGAGCCGGACCTTCAGGTCGATGACATTGGTGTGGCGGGTTGA
- a CDS encoding PhoH family protein, giving the protein MSARPEAIDFTLSPPDNDRLANLCGQFDENLRQVERQLGVEIENRGHRFRVIGEDDSASMAGEVIRALYESTARETIGAENVHLQLRSTEAEVDTEGARSSDTSGEVVIHTRKGMIRGRGPSQRNYLTAIRGCDLNFGVGPAGTGKTYLAVASAVEALQQERVQRLVLVRPAVEAGERLGFLPGDLAQKVDPYLRPLYDALFEMLGFERVNKLIERNVIEVAPLAYMRGRTLNGAFIILDEAQNTTVEQMKMFLTRLGFGSTAVVTGDVTQIDLPAGKTSGLRDAVDVLHDIDGVSFTFFNAHDVVRHDLVQRIVRAYDQREDGAASR; this is encoded by the coding sequence TTGAGCGCGCGTCCCGAAGCCATCGACTTCACCCTCTCGCCCCCGGATAACGACCGTCTGGCCAACCTGTGTGGCCAGTTTGATGAAAACCTCCGGCAGGTCGAGCGTCAGCTGGGTGTCGAGATCGAAAATCGCGGGCACCGCTTCCGGGTCATCGGCGAGGACGACTCGGCCAGTATGGCGGGCGAGGTCATTCGCGCTCTCTACGAAAGCACTGCCCGGGAAACCATCGGCGCCGAAAATGTGCACTTGCAGTTGCGCAGCACCGAAGCCGAAGTTGACACCGAGGGCGCCCGCTCCTCTGATACTTCCGGGGAAGTGGTGATTCACACGCGCAAGGGCATGATCCGCGGGCGGGGTCCTAGCCAGCGTAATTATCTGACAGCGATTCGAGGCTGCGACCTGAATTTCGGCGTGGGCCCGGCAGGGACTGGCAAGACCTATCTGGCGGTGGCCAGCGCGGTGGAGGCGCTGCAGCAGGAGCGGGTCCAGCGCCTGGTGCTGGTTCGCCCTGCGGTGGAAGCCGGAGAGCGGCTGGGGTTTCTGCCCGGCGACCTGGCCCAGAAGGTGGATCCCTATCTGCGGCCCCTTTATGACGCGCTGTTCGAAATGCTCGGCTTCGAGCGGGTGAACAAGCTCATCGAGCGTAACGTCATCGAGGTGGCTCCGCTGGCCTACATGCGAGGCCGGACGCTGAATGGTGCCTTCATCATTCTGGATGAAGCGCAGAACACCACTGTCGAGCAAATGAAAATGTTCCTGACCCGCCTGGGATTTGGCTCAACCGCGGTGGTGACCGGGGATGTCACCCAGATCGACCTGCCCGCCGGCAAGACCTCTGGGCTGAGGGATGCGGTGGACGTGCTGCACGACATCGACGGCGTCAGTTTCACCTTCTTCAATGCCCATGACGTGGTCCGTCATGACCTGGTCCAGCGGATCGTTCGCGCTTATGACCAGCGCGAGGACGGAGCAGCAAGCCGCTGA
- the ybeY gene encoding rRNA maturation RNase YbeY: protein MADIDFECLSRAAVPDPQDFHRWATAALQGRHAELGIRVVDEDEGRRLNRRYRGRDKPTNVLSFPADLPPGVDLPLLGDLVICAPVVIREAGEQNKDVTAHWAHLTVHGVLHLLGHDHETSVEAGLMEEQERRVLAGLGFSDPYD, encoded by the coding sequence ATGGCTGACATCGACTTTGAGTGTCTTAGCAGGGCCGCCGTGCCCGACCCACAGGATTTTCATCGCTGGGCCACCGCGGCCCTGCAGGGGCGCCATGCCGAACTGGGCATTCGCGTGGTGGACGAGGACGAGGGGCGCCGACTCAACCGTCGGTATCGTGGCCGGGACAAGCCCACCAATGTGCTTTCCTTCCCCGCTGATCTGCCCCCGGGGGTTGATTTGCCCCTGCTGGGAGACCTGGTGATCTGCGCACCGGTGGTCATTCGCGAGGCCGGGGAACAGAATAAGGACGTGACCGCCCATTGGGCCCATCTGACCGTGCATGGGGTATTGCACTTGCTTGGGCACGATCATGAGACTAGCGTGGAAGCCGGTCTGATGGAGGAACAGGAGCGGCGTGTTCTGGCCGGGCTGGGTTTTTCGGATCCCTATGACTGA
- a CDS encoding HlyC/CorC family transporter encodes MGLDQSGSRRPGQRTWLGRIGQALGGQEPRDRDELVQALRGAHQRNVMDADALSMCEGVLHVADLQTRDIMIPRSQVSVLPRSESVWDLLPTIVESGHSRFPVTGDNRDDVIGILIAKDLLPYLNPEQQREFRLRELLRPALFIPESKRLDALLKLFQESRSHLAVVVDEYGGLAGIVTIEDVIEQIVGEIDDEHDLDEDTWILSRSDDGRTVVKALTPIDLFNEHFGTALDEEEFDTIGGLIANYAGHMPRRGETVSVQGLRFEVLRADSRRLHLLMVAPQAAPVTEREERRS; translated from the coding sequence ATGGGATTGGATCAGTCCGGGAGTCGTCGCCCCGGCCAGCGAACCTGGCTGGGGCGGATCGGTCAGGCATTAGGGGGCCAGGAGCCCAGGGATCGGGATGAGTTGGTGCAGGCCCTGCGGGGCGCGCATCAGCGGAACGTCATGGATGCGGATGCGCTGTCCATGTGCGAGGGCGTCCTGCATGTGGCGGATCTGCAGACCCGGGACATCATGATCCCCCGGTCCCAGGTGTCGGTCCTGCCCCGCTCGGAATCCGTCTGGGACCTGCTCCCCACCATCGTCGAGAGTGGTCATTCCCGCTTTCCGGTCACCGGCGACAATCGGGATGATGTCATTGGCATTCTGATCGCCAAGGATCTTTTGCCCTACCTCAATCCCGAGCAGCAGCGGGAATTCCGGTTGCGGGAGTTGCTGCGCCCGGCGCTTTTCATCCCCGAAAGTAAACGCCTGGATGCGCTGCTCAAGCTGTTTCAGGAATCCCGCAGCCACCTGGCGGTGGTGGTGGATGAATATGGCGGACTGGCGGGCATTGTCACCATCGAGGATGTGATCGAGCAGATCGTCGGCGAAATCGACGACGAGCACGATCTGGACGAGGACACCTGGATCCTGAGTCGCAGCGATGATGGCCGGACCGTGGTGAAGGCGCTCACCCCCATCGACCTGTTCAATGAGCACTTTGGCACGGCGCTGGATGAAGAAGAGTTCGACACCATCGGTGGCCTCATCGCCAACTATGCCGGCCATATGCCCCGGCGTGGCGAAACCGTCTCCGTACAGGGCCTGCGCTTTGAGGTGTTGCGGGCGGACAGCCGCCGGCTGCATCTGCTGATGGTCGCCCCACAGGCGGCGCCCGTGACCGAGCGGGAAGAGCGGCGCTCATGA